The Mycolicibacterium neoaurum DNA segment CGGTCGCCAACTGCAACAACGAATCCCGGGTGATCCCCGGCAGCAGCGAACCGGACAGCTCCGGGGTGACCAGGCGTGCCGACCCGCCGCTGCCGAACACGAAGAACAGGTTCATCCCGCCCATCTCTTCGACATAGCGACGCTCCAGCGCGTCCAGCCACACCACCTGATCGCAACCGTGCTCGGCGGCCTGGGCCTGGGCCAACAGCGAGGCGGCGTAATTGCCGCCGAACTTGGCCGCGCCGGTACCGCCGGGCGAGGCACGCACGTACTCGTTGGACAGCCACACGCTGACCGGCTTGATCCCACCCTTGAAGTAGGCGCCGGCCGGCGAGCCGATGACCAGGTAGCGGTATTGGTCGGAGGGCCGCACCCCGAGTCCGGGTTCGGTCGCGATGACGAACGGGCGCAGATACAACGAGGCCTCACCACCGGCGGCGGGCACCCACTTCTCGTCGACGGCGATCAGCTGACGCAGCGATTCCAGGAACACCTCGGTGGGCAGCTCCGGGATGGCCAGCCGGTTGGCCGAGGCCTGCAACCGGGCGGCATTGGCCTCGGGCCGGAACGACACGATCGAACCGTCGGCCCAGCGATAGGCCTTGAGCCCCTCGAAGATCTCCTGCGCGTAGTGCAGCACGATGGCCGACGGATCGAGTTCGATCGGTCCGTAGGGCAGCACCTGCGCGTCATGCCAGCCGTCGGCGCGGGTGTAGCTC contains these protein-coding regions:
- a CDS encoding branched-chain amino acid aminotransferase, encoding MTDGPLEFSLARNSSPASDEVRDAILADPGFGRFHTDHMVSLSYTRADGWHDAQVLPYGPIELDPSAIVLHYAQEIFEGLKAYRWADGSIVSFRPEANAARLQASANRLAIPELPTEVFLESLRQLIAVDEKWVPAAGGEASLYLRPFVIATEPGLGVRPSDQYRYLVIGSPAGAYFKGGIKPVSVWLSNEYVRASPGGTGAAKFGGNYAASLLAQAQAAEHGCDQVVWLDALERRYVEEMGGMNLFFVFGSGGSARLVTPELSGSLLPGITRDSLLQLATDAGFAIEERKIDVDEWQKKATAGEITEVFACGTAAVITPVSHVKHRDGEFTIADGQPGEITMALRDTLTGIQRGTFADTHGWMSRLN